From a region of the Aeoliella mucimassa genome:
- a CDS encoding DUF2314 domain-containing protein, protein MSQLIIGIPGSWKDQSDIITAVAEANTDKQSPRFLAIGGLIMDMHTNQTFGFEVYEHDSRLAQMFAYAGQGRFTDEELNKISEHKHTVYLVCGEPFASPNRENLDAARCLLELGRFLLDAGGFAVKVENSGIAHPADRWRHYADQNTTLAIYDAFVTMVGGDDFNYTCGMHALGMPDVSLTKDVPIEEAPALLNGFNQYQLLEAPSLSDGDLFATSLSTPLLKMTHCPYGYKEDDLLNNPYGRWHLELSETTHDNQTKYHERDEPLFMAMRSDDLELEATVEQARSSLPWFLAQFTSPYEYGYYLIKTHIQDGDESAYVWTGLVDIKDDCLIVALFEIPSKFANLKSGQKLSITIEEVYDWSIHRNGTLIGGFSQRLQREHVPENERRQYDLYSGTIAFTPIDEVLRSSESRPERNGDGL, encoded by the coding sequence GTGAGTCAGCTAATCATCGGTATTCCAGGATCATGGAAAGACCAATCGGATATCATCACCGCCGTAGCCGAAGCAAACACGGACAAGCAATCGCCCCGCTTCCTGGCTATCGGCGGCTTGATCATGGACATGCACACCAACCAGACCTTTGGTTTTGAAGTGTATGAACATGACTCGAGGCTAGCACAAATGTTCGCCTACGCGGGTCAGGGTCGGTTCACGGACGAAGAGCTGAACAAGATTAGCGAGCACAAACACACCGTATATCTGGTGTGCGGTGAGCCTTTTGCATCGCCCAATCGGGAAAACCTCGATGCGGCACGCTGCCTGCTCGAACTTGGGCGTTTCCTATTGGACGCGGGGGGTTTCGCAGTCAAGGTTGAAAACTCAGGCATCGCCCATCCGGCGGATCGTTGGCGACACTATGCCGACCAAAACACCACACTAGCGATCTACGATGCGTTTGTGACGATGGTTGGCGGAGATGACTTCAACTACACCTGCGGAATGCACGCTTTGGGGATGCCCGATGTCTCGTTGACCAAGGATGTTCCAATCGAGGAAGCACCAGCACTCTTAAACGGGTTTAACCAATACCAGCTACTCGAAGCTCCATCTCTTTCAGATGGAGATCTATTCGCGACATCGCTCAGTACACCGTTGCTGAAAATGACGCACTGCCCCTACGGCTACAAGGAAGACGACCTGCTTAACAATCCCTACGGGCGTTGGCATCTCGAGCTAAGCGAGACTACTCACGACAATCAGACCAAGTACCACGAGCGAGACGAACCTTTATTCATGGCAATGAGGAGTGACGATCTCGAATTGGAAGCCACGGTGGAGCAAGCTCGCTCATCGCTCCCATGGTTCCTGGCTCAATTCACAAGCCCCTACGAATACGGCTACTACCTGATCAAGACGCACATCCAAGACGGCGACGAATCGGCCTACGTATGGACAGGACTTGTCGACATCAAGGACGACTGCCTCATCGTCGCACTGTTTGAAATACCGTCGAAATTTGCCAACCTCAAATCTGGACAGAAACTTTCCATCACCATCGAGGAGGTGTACGACTGGAGCATTCACCGCAATGGAACCCTAATTGGAGGTTTCTCACAGCGACTACAACGAGAACACGTACCAGAAAACGAACGTCGGCAATACGACCTCTACAGCGGGACAATTGCGTTTACTCCGATCGACGAAGTACTCCGTTCATCCGAATCACGCCCCGAACGAAATGGCGATGGTTTATAA
- a CDS encoding GNAT family N-acetyltransferase, whose amino-acid sequence MSEITIRQVDLANPKEVEALVAMIDAYAQHEMGGGRPLPTEVREVLGERFAAHPASLAWIAWLDDQPVGGLVAFWCFSTFSARSRINIHDISVVDGHRNQGIGRKLIEAVEDYARRTDCCSITLEVRGDNLRGRHLYQKCGFQGPTDWSPPESMVFWKKSLS is encoded by the coding sequence ATGTCCGAAATCACGATACGCCAAGTCGACCTTGCCAACCCCAAGGAGGTGGAAGCCCTGGTCGCCATGATCGACGCTTACGCCCAGCACGAAATGGGTGGCGGGCGACCGCTACCCACCGAAGTTCGCGAAGTGCTCGGCGAGCGTTTTGCCGCCCACCCCGCTTCGCTCGCCTGGATCGCCTGGCTCGACGACCAACCGGTCGGCGGGCTCGTGGCTTTCTGGTGTTTTTCGACCTTCAGCGCCCGTTCGCGGATCAACATTCACGACATCTCGGTCGTCGATGGGCACCGCAACCAGGGCATCGGCCGAAAGCTCATCGAAGCGGTGGAAGACTACGCCCGCCGCACCGATTGCTGCTCGATCACCCTCGAAGTCCGCGGCGACAACCTGCGGGGTCGGCACCTGTATCAGAAGTGTGGCTTCCAAGGCCCTACCGATTGGTCGCCCCCCGAGTCGATGGTGTTCTGGAAGAAATCGCTGAGCTAA
- a CDS encoding alpha-L-fucosidase: protein MSTQRYAHRVFGLLVLLLLVSGNAWAQSPASDAKQTVWQPTWESLRGHTPAPEWFRDAKFGIYFHWGVYSVPAYGNEWYPRHMHEKQNGGRNSFYRHHVETYGDPAEYGYDTFVDQFTAEKFDAEQWCDLFQKAGARFVGPVAEHHDGFAMWDSELTPWNAMDRGPHRDILGEIAKAARERDMKVVATFHHARNNLWQKPDGNWTGHYSFAKEFFPTLLDDKDRAMLYGYMPREQFLDLWLGKLEEVIDQYDPDLIWFDSWLDEIPDETRREFLAYYFNHAEQTGQQVLVTYKQKDMPQDVCVLDLEKGGMAGLTDFAWLTDDTISLGSWCYTDTLDVKPTKVVLHSLVDIVSKNGQLLLNISPMADGTIPENQRQVLLELGAWLDSYGEAIYNTRPFVVYGHGPTQAGKGHFGGIATDKGYSADDIRYTRRGKTVYAIQLGWPGSEQPTLLAGFAATDDGPGLQVTHVELLGSSEPIAWQQTKSGVTVTSPHDAPNEMAMVYKLSVE, encoded by the coding sequence ATGTCGACACAGCGATACGCGCACCGCGTTTTTGGGCTTCTAGTTCTTCTGTTATTGGTCAGCGGCAACGCTTGGGCGCAGTCGCCGGCGAGCGATGCCAAGCAGACCGTCTGGCAACCGACTTGGGAGTCGCTTCGCGGGCACACTCCCGCGCCCGAGTGGTTTCGCGACGCGAAGTTCGGTATCTACTTCCATTGGGGTGTCTACTCGGTGCCCGCGTATGGCAACGAATGGTATCCTCGGCACATGCACGAAAAGCAGAACGGCGGTAGGAACAGTTTCTACAGGCATCATGTCGAAACGTATGGCGACCCTGCCGAGTATGGCTACGACACGTTCGTCGACCAGTTCACTGCCGAGAAATTTGACGCCGAGCAGTGGTGCGACCTGTTCCAGAAAGCCGGCGCGCGGTTCGTTGGCCCGGTGGCCGAGCATCACGACGGCTTCGCCATGTGGGACAGCGAACTCACTCCGTGGAACGCGATGGACCGTGGCCCGCACCGCGACATCCTCGGCGAGATCGCCAAGGCCGCCCGCGAGCGCGACATGAAAGTGGTCGCCACGTTCCACCACGCCCGCAACAATCTGTGGCAAAAGCCCGACGGCAACTGGACCGGTCACTACTCGTTTGCCAAAGAGTTCTTCCCAACGCTGCTCGACGACAAAGATCGCGCGATGCTGTATGGCTATATGCCCCGCGAGCAGTTCCTCGACCTGTGGCTCGGCAAACTCGAAGAGGTCATCGACCAGTACGACCCCGATTTGATATGGTTCGATAGCTGGCTCGACGAAATCCCCGACGAAACTCGCCGCGAGTTCCTGGCTTACTACTTCAACCATGCCGAACAAACCGGGCAGCAAGTGCTGGTGACCTACAAGCAGAAGGACATGCCGCAGGATGTCTGCGTGCTCGACCTCGAAAAAGGTGGCATGGCCGGGCTTACCGACTTCGCCTGGCTGACCGACGACACCATTAGCCTCGGCAGTTGGTGCTACACCGACACGCTCGATGTGAAGCCCACCAAGGTGGTGCTGCACAGCCTGGTCGACATCGTCAGCAAGAACGGGCAGCTGCTGCTCAACATCTCGCCGATGGCCGATGGCACGATCCCCGAGAACCAGCGACAGGTGCTGCTCGAGCTTGGTGCCTGGCTCGACTCCTACGGCGAGGCCATCTACAACACCCGCCCGTTCGTCGTGTATGGCCACGGCCCCACGCAGGCGGGCAAGGGACACTTCGGCGGCATCGCGACCGACAAAGGTTACTCGGCCGACGACATCCGCTACACCCGCCGGGGCAAAACGGTGTACGCCATCCAGCTCGGCTGGCCCGGCAGCGAGCAGCCCACCCTGCTAGCGGGCTTTGCAGCCACCGACGATGGGCCAGGCCTGCAGGTCACCCACGTCGAACTCCTCGGCAGCAGCGAACCGATCGCCTGGCAACAAACCAAGTCGGGCGTCACCGTCACCAGCCCGCACGACGCCCCGAACGAAATGGCGATGGTTTATAAGTTGTCGGTGGAGTGA
- a CDS encoding spore germination YkwD domain-containing protein — MNFGYRWTAALALAGLMFGQAMAANNLNGVDLSGIELKPGERIVAIDGVPVGKLSASQRAAITQANSKAPAAPATEATPTEAAAPAESAPKKVTANKVVTPETAVEGESQEPVATNIVGNLVRSNKSFSHSDGVTALDKANTERRKQGYGALLPDPALQALALRKATIAAQRGYKNHIGGSLGGAKCEGVGWTNGRFLSCCLDEPGTYGGAAMVQGRDGWYCCLLVR, encoded by the coding sequence ATGAATTTTGGGTATCGATGGACTGCCGCACTCGCCCTGGCGGGGTTGATGTTCGGCCAGGCGATGGCCGCCAACAACTTGAATGGCGTGGACCTGAGCGGAATCGAACTGAAACCAGGCGAGCGAATCGTGGCGATCGACGGAGTGCCCGTCGGCAAACTTTCGGCCAGCCAGCGAGCAGCCATCACACAGGCGAACAGCAAGGCGCCAGCCGCCCCGGCCACTGAAGCCACTCCGACGGAAGCCGCGGCACCAGCGGAGTCGGCACCTAAGAAGGTGACGGCTAACAAGGTGGTCACGCCTGAAACTGCGGTCGAGGGAGAATCGCAAGAGCCGGTCGCGACGAACATCGTCGGCAACCTGGTGCGTTCGAACAAGTCGTTCAGTCATAGCGACGGAGTGACCGCGCTCGACAAGGCGAACACCGAACGTCGCAAGCAAGGCTACGGAGCACTGCTGCCCGATCCCGCGTTGCAGGCACTCGCTCTGCGTAAGGCAACCATTGCTGCCCAGCGCGGCTACAAGAATCACATCGGTGGTTCGCTTGGCGGAGCCAAGTGCGAAGGGGTCGGCTGGACGAATGGCCGATTCCTGAGCTGCTGCCTGGACGAGCCCGGCACCTACGGCGGGGCCGCCATGGTGCAAGGCCGCGACGGTTGGTACTGCTGCCTGCTGGTTCGCTAG
- the ruvB gene encoding Holliday junction branch migration DNA helicase RuvB, whose translation MPRETILSADDSWPDDDQPLDSTHQAGLQPTSEDDIALRPKHMREMVGQRQVAERLKIAVDAAAKRGEPLGHILLDGPPGLGKTTFATCIPRDLGVSLQIASGAALAAPKDLLPYLTNAEEGSVLFIDEIHRLPKAVEEFMYPAMEDFRIDITLGEGVNARTVNMNLRPFTMIGATTRTGLLSAPLRDRFQIREHLDFYALDELMEIVRRNAAKLKTVLDDDAAHQIARASRGTPRIANNRLRWVRDYATSRADGDMTGEVATAALDMLGVDHLGLDPQDRKYLETILRVFHGGPVGVEAVAHTLNTACDTLTDEVEPFLLRTELVVRTPRGRKLTSKGYEHLGQTPPDEAPRVAG comes from the coding sequence ATGCCCCGCGAAACTATTTTGTCGGCCGACGACTCGTGGCCCGACGACGACCAACCGCTGGACTCCACGCACCAGGCCGGCCTGCAGCCGACCAGCGAGGACGATATCGCCTTGCGCCCCAAGCACATGCGCGAAATGGTCGGGCAGCGGCAGGTCGCTGAGCGGCTCAAAATTGCCGTCGACGCGGCCGCCAAACGGGGCGAACCGCTAGGGCACATTCTGCTCGATGGGCCGCCCGGGCTGGGCAAAACGACGTTCGCCACCTGCATTCCCCGCGACCTGGGGGTCTCGCTGCAGATTGCCAGCGGAGCCGCCCTGGCCGCGCCGAAGGACCTGCTCCCCTATCTGACGAACGCCGAGGAAGGCTCGGTGCTGTTTATCGACGAAATCCATCGGCTCCCCAAGGCGGTCGAGGAGTTCATGTACCCCGCGATGGAAGACTTTCGCATCGACATCACGCTCGGCGAAGGCGTGAATGCCCGCACGGTGAATATGAACCTCCGCCCGTTCACCATGATCGGGGCGACCACACGTACCGGCTTGCTATCGGCCCCGCTGCGCGACCGGTTCCAGATTCGCGAGCACCTCGACTTCTACGCCCTCGACGAGTTGATGGAAATCGTGCGTCGTAACGCGGCCAAACTCAAGACGGTGCTCGACGACGACGCCGCTCATCAAATCGCCCGCGCCAGTCGCGGCACGCCGCGCATCGCCAACAATCGCTTGCGATGGGTTCGCGACTACGCAACCAGTCGGGCCGATGGCGATATGACCGGCGAGGTCGCCACCGCTGCACTCGACATGCTGGGAGTCGACCACCTGGGCCTCGACCCGCAGGATCGCAAGTACCTGGAGACGATCCTCCGCGTCTTCCACGGCGGGCCAGTCGGCGTCGAAGCGGTCGCCCACACGCTGAACACCGCCTGCGATACGCTCACGGACGAGGTGGAACCCTTCCTGCTCCGCACCGAACTAGTGGTCCGCACCCCCCGCGGCCGCAAGCTCACCAGCAAAGGCTACGAACACCTCGGCCAAACCCCACCGGACGAAGCGCCACGGGTGGCGGGATAG
- the rpmF gene encoding 50S ribosomal protein L32 codes for MAVPKRKHSNSRTGKRRSHDQLKPRQLHPCPKCGTLVPSHVICPNENCGHYMGRVVVESQG; via the coding sequence ATGGCTGTCCCCAAGCGCAAGCACTCCAACTCGCGTACTGGTAAGCGTCGTTCGCACGATCAGCTCAAGCCCCGCCAATTGCATCCTTGCCCCAAGTGCGGCACGTTGGTTCCGAGCCATGTGATCTGCCCGAACGAGAACTGCGGGCACTACATGGGCCGCGTGGTGGTTGAGTCGCAAGGCTAG
- a CDS encoding LamG-like jellyroll fold domain-containing protein: MLGDKSGNRSRRLRLQRLEDRCLLDAAGLRITEIMASNDNTLEDYQGDSADWLELYNPTTSTIDLQGLYLTDDASEPTKWQFPAGYAIEPGEFQLVFASDKDTVAPNGELHTNFKLSADGEYLGLIDIDGVTVIDAFAPEFPPQVEDISYGLEMSSNSLTLIAEGDTARAWQPTSAAYDASWTDLAFDDSTFDIAGPSGFGFESGTGAPTFVGQYSTEVPAGTTSLYVRVPFTVESLEGITQLTMNLKYDDGFVAYLNGVEVASVNAPASRAWNSTATSIHDDYDAIVFEEFDLTSALGALEEGDNVLAIHALNRSATSSDFLIVPELITGGAQIGNLTGVGYFDTPTPGYGNGATFAGFATEPTFSVPHGFYDSTQWVEITSETTGATIVYTTDGSTPTVDDNLQITNGQLYTGAVRVNSTTTLRAIAAKQDFKASFVQAASYLFLDDIVDQSPTGQAPAGWTPGDINGQLLDYGIDPQIIAQYGEQAVKDSLTSIPTITLTTDLANLFDSQTGIYVNALNRGREWERATSVELVNPDGTEGFSTNAGLRIRGGYNRNDFNPKHGLRLYFRSEYGDGLLNYPLFGEEGVDKYDVIDLRTAQNYSWAAWGDSVNGLQNTYLREVFARDTQADMEQPYTRSRYYHLYLNGHYWGLYMTQERVQEHYAETYFGGDEEDYDVVKADSTEEYTTEIADGNDVAWRQLFEQAQALADSPTTNADNYWAMQGLNTDGTRNEGLEVLLDVDNLIDYMMIIIYTGGHDTGISAFLGNDRANNWFGVRDRETGDQGFQFFLHDNEHSLGSGELTWSLHGTYTIDRTGPFLTPLDDNYDFFNPVYLHQDLLAHPAYKQAFIDRVQTLMFGDGVLTPEANIARMNERVAQVETAIIAESARWGDTKRSNPYDVGDWRNEVNWLLDTYFPTRHAMVLEQLEQDGLYREALTFSLADGEVPYASVVTLNSDSPRGTIYYTTDGVTDPRQFNGDLDPSAKSLVRGGSLVLTDDTTFLARIRNYDGEWSGLVDASYVIDAIAGDFNGDQVVDPLDYELWRTTYGSTTDLRADGNHNQVVDLGDYTIWRDNLGDYLTITTPAAATPSTVTGTSTQLMVDASSSSSEANLIYTWNVSGPGQVTFDTNGNNAAQQTTATFTQAGEYLFTVIIEDTSSDSLRTSEVQVTVDQVASGISIATDVAFVAAGTTQQLSVVEVDQFGQAIAESTGAVWSITAGDGQIDQSGLLTAPAIAGTTTVRVETTAGSDEATLDIVAPTAWYEANSNSGTTLIDSAQGNHGEIEGPADWQTGVSGNALALTGGRAELPTGIVSGLHDTTIATWFYLDSIGTWSRIFDFGSGTGVNMFLTPRASNNSGPLRFAIKTNSSGTEQQLDGPSLSAGQWYHVAITLTGSTGTMYLDGVPVAVNNNLTLTPGDMGVTTENYLGDSQYASDPSLQGRIDDFRIYAYALPAEQIQGIVQASVASLTAPPVVAALSASVADNTSVDESTDDTSTEPQIESAFALLAEDSDSSIRPAVAVASQAESQSTDDAWLLLLAVDRKASAKQLDLQTTPSRTTRASELQAVDSMFADAWRQGLKPHQLSGELISSAISSRTPSTRGATNR, encoded by the coding sequence ATGCTTGGCGACAAGTCCGGAAACAGGTCGCGGCGGCTTCGCCTGCAGCGACTCGAAGATCGCTGCCTGCTCGACGCAGCCGGTCTGCGGATCACGGAGATCATGGCTTCGAACGACAACACGCTCGAAGACTACCAAGGCGACTCGGCGGACTGGCTCGAGCTGTACAATCCGACGACCTCGACGATCGATCTGCAGGGACTCTACCTGACCGACGACGCGAGCGAACCGACCAAATGGCAGTTCCCAGCAGGCTATGCGATTGAGCCCGGTGAGTTTCAGCTGGTGTTTGCGTCGGACAAAGACACCGTGGCCCCGAACGGCGAGCTGCATACTAACTTCAAGCTTTCGGCCGACGGAGAGTACCTAGGGTTAATTGACATCGACGGCGTGACCGTGATCGACGCGTTCGCGCCGGAGTTCCCGCCGCAGGTGGAGGACATTTCGTACGGGCTCGAGATGTCGAGCAACTCGCTGACGCTCATCGCCGAAGGCGATACCGCCCGGGCCTGGCAACCGACCTCCGCGGCGTACGACGCAAGCTGGACCGACCTGGCGTTCGACGACAGCACGTTCGACATCGCTGGCCCTAGTGGGTTTGGCTTCGAGTCGGGCACCGGAGCTCCCACCTTCGTGGGGCAGTACAGCACCGAGGTGCCCGCGGGTACTACGTCGTTGTACGTGCGGGTGCCGTTCACCGTGGAGTCGCTTGAAGGCATCACGCAGCTGACGATGAACTTGAAGTACGACGACGGCTTCGTCGCCTACCTGAACGGAGTCGAAGTCGCATCAGTCAACGCACCCGCTAGTCGGGCATGGAATTCCACGGCCACTTCGATTCACGACGACTACGACGCAATTGTGTTTGAGGAGTTCGACCTGACCTCCGCGCTCGGTGCGCTCGAGGAAGGCGACAACGTACTGGCGATCCACGCCCTGAACCGCTCGGCGACGAGCAGCGACTTTTTGATCGTGCCCGAGCTGATAACCGGCGGAGCGCAGATTGGCAACCTGACCGGCGTGGGGTACTTCGACACCCCGACTCCAGGGTACGGCAACGGAGCGACCTTCGCCGGATTCGCGACCGAGCCGACGTTTAGCGTACCGCATGGCTTTTACGATTCGACGCAGTGGGTAGAGATCACCTCCGAAACCACCGGGGCGACGATCGTCTACACCACGGATGGCTCGACCCCCACGGTCGACGACAACTTGCAAATCACTAACGGGCAGCTCTACACCGGAGCCGTTCGGGTGAACAGCACGACCACGCTGCGGGCCATCGCAGCGAAGCAGGACTTCAAAGCGTCGTTCGTACAGGCAGCGAGCTACCTGTTCCTCGACGACATCGTCGACCAGTCGCCCACCGGCCAGGCCCCTGCGGGTTGGACGCCGGGCGACATCAACGGGCAGCTACTCGACTACGGCATCGATCCTCAAATCATCGCCCAGTACGGCGAGCAAGCAGTCAAGGACTCACTGACCTCGATCCCCACCATCACCCTCACGACCGACCTCGCGAACCTGTTCGACAGCCAGACCGGTATCTACGTCAACGCACTGAATCGCGGCCGCGAGTGGGAACGAGCGACCTCGGTCGAGCTGGTGAATCCCGACGGCACCGAGGGCTTCTCGACCAACGCAGGCCTACGGATCCGTGGCGGCTACAACCGCAACGACTTCAATCCCAAGCATGGGCTGCGATTGTACTTCCGCAGCGAGTATGGCGACGGGCTGCTGAATTACCCGCTGTTCGGTGAGGAAGGAGTCGACAAGTACGACGTGATCGACTTGCGAACCGCGCAGAACTACTCGTGGGCTGCTTGGGGCGATAGCGTGAATGGGCTGCAGAACACCTACCTGCGCGAAGTGTTCGCCCGCGATACCCAGGCCGACATGGAACAACCCTACACCCGCAGTCGGTATTACCACCTATACCTGAATGGGCATTACTGGGGTCTCTATATGACTCAGGAGCGGGTTCAGGAGCACTACGCGGAGACCTACTTCGGCGGCGACGAAGAGGACTACGACGTGGTGAAAGCCGACTCGACCGAAGAGTACACCACCGAGATTGCCGACGGCAACGACGTCGCCTGGCGGCAACTGTTCGAGCAAGCGCAGGCCCTGGCCGACAGCCCAACGACTAACGCCGACAACTACTGGGCGATGCAGGGTCTCAATACCGACGGCACCCGCAACGAAGGACTCGAAGTGCTGCTCGATGTCGACAACTTGATCGACTACATGATGATCATCATCTACACCGGCGGGCACGACACGGGCATTTCGGCCTTCCTGGGGAACGATCGGGCGAATAACTGGTTTGGCGTGCGAGACCGCGAGACTGGCGACCAGGGCTTCCAATTCTTCCTGCACGACAACGAGCACTCACTCGGCTCGGGCGAACTCACCTGGAGCCTGCATGGCACTTACACGATCGACCGCACCGGCCCGTTCCTGACGCCGCTCGACGATAACTACGACTTCTTCAATCCGGTCTACTTGCATCAGGACTTGCTGGCTCACCCCGCGTATAAACAAGCCTTTATCGATCGGGTACAGACCTTGATGTTCGGCGACGGCGTGCTCACCCCCGAAGCGAACATCGCCCGCATGAACGAGCGGGTTGCACAGGTCGAGACAGCAATCATCGCCGAGTCGGCCCGCTGGGGCGACACGAAACGTAGCAATCCGTACGACGTGGGAGACTGGCGAAACGAGGTCAACTGGCTGCTCGATACCTACTTCCCGACACGGCACGCGATGGTGCTCGAGCAACTGGAGCAAGATGGGCTGTACCGAGAGGCCCTCACGTTCAGCCTGGCTGATGGGGAAGTCCCTTACGCGTCGGTCGTTACGCTGAATAGTGACTCGCCGCGGGGCACCATTTACTACACGACCGACGGGGTGACCGATCCGCGACAGTTCAATGGCGATCTCGACCCGTCGGCCAAATCGCTCGTTCGCGGTGGCTCGCTGGTGCTGACCGACGATACGACGTTCCTTGCTCGCATTCGGAATTACGACGGCGAGTGGTCGGGGCTCGTCGACGCTAGCTACGTGATCGACGCAATTGCAGGCGACTTCAACGGCGACCAGGTGGTCGATCCGCTCGACTACGAACTCTGGCGCACCACCTACGGCTCGACCACCGATTTGCGTGCAGATGGCAACCACAATCAGGTGGTCGATCTAGGCGACTACACCATCTGGCGCGACAACCTGGGCGACTACCTCACGATCACCACGCCTGCCGCAGCAACGCCCAGCACAGTCACTGGCACTAGCACTCAACTGATGGTCGACGCCAGTTCGTCGAGCAGCGAAGCCAATTTGATCTACACATGGAACGTCTCGGGGCCCGGTCAAGTGACGTTCGACACCAATGGCAACAACGCCGCGCAGCAAACGACCGCCACGTTCACCCAGGCGGGCGAGTACCTGTTTACGGTCATCATCGAGGACACCAGCAGCGACAGCCTGCGAACCAGCGAGGTGCAGGTGACGGTCGATCAGGTCGCCAGCGGGATTTCGATTGCGACCGACGTCGCGTTCGTGGCCGCGGGGACCACACAGCAATTGAGCGTGGTGGAGGTCGACCAGTTTGGCCAGGCGATCGCGGAGTCGACCGGCGCGGTCTGGTCGATCACCGCCGGCGATGGCCAGATCGACCAGTCGGGACTGCTTACCGCACCAGCCATTGCCGGCACGACCACCGTGCGCGTGGAAACCACCGCTGGCAGCGACGAGGCGACGCTCGACATCGTGGCTCCCACTGCCTGGTACGAAGCGAACAGTAACTCGGGCACCACGCTCATCGACTCGGCCCAAGGCAATCACGGCGAGATCGAAGGCCCCGCCGACTGGCAGACCGGCGTGTCGGGCAACGCGCTGGCGCTCACCGGCGGGCGTGCCGAACTACCGACCGGCATCGTCAGCGGACTGCACGACACGACGATCGCCACCTGGTTCTATCTCGACTCGATCGGCACTTGGTCACGGATTTTCGACTTCGGCTCCGGTACCGGGGTCAACATGTTCCTCACCCCCAGGGCGTCGAACAACAGTGGCCCGCTGCGATTCGCCATTAAGACCAACTCCAGCGGAACCGAGCAGCAGCTCGACGGGCCGTCGCTCTCCGCAGGGCAATGGTACCACGTGGCCATCACCCTTACCGGCAGCACCGGCACCATGTACCTCGATGGGGTTCCGGTCGCAGTGAATAACAACCTGACGCTCACGCCGGGCGACATGGGAGTTACTACCGAAAACTACCTGGGCGATTCGCAGTACGCGTCCGACCCCTCGCTACAAGGTCGCATCGACGACTTCCGCATCTATGCGTACGCGTTGCCGGCCGAGCAGATTCAAGGCATCGTGCAAGCGTCGGTCGCATCGCTGACCGCCCCGCCGGTAGTCGCTGCGTTGAGTGCATCCGTCGCCGACAACACATCGGTAGACGAATCGACCGACGACACCTCCACGGAGCCGCAGATCGAGTCGGCCTTCGCCTTGCTGGCGGAGGACAGCGACAGTTCCATTCGCCCAGCAGTAGCGGTCGCATCGCAAGCGGAGAGCCAATCGACCGACGACGCCTGGCTGTTGCTGCTGGCGGTCGATCGCAAAGCGAGCGCGAAGCAACTCGACTTGCAAACCACGCCCAGCAGGACGACTCGCGCAAGCGAACTGCAGGCCGTCGACTCCATGTTTGCCGACGCTTGGCGACAGGGGCTGAAGCCTCACCAGCTATCCGGCGAATTGATTAGCTCAGCGATTTCTTCCAGAACACCATCGACTCGGGGGGCGACCAATCGGTAG